One genomic segment of Streptomyces sp. TLI_146 includes these proteins:
- a CDS encoding M48 family metallopeptidase — protein MPADPLQSAGSPPRSPTSPPPRGHATSAVEVRRSARRSRTVSAYREGDRTIVLIPARMSEAEEQRWVNVMLDKLAAQESKRMLGDAELTERAERLSDLYFEGRARPASVRWVTNQNTRWGSCTPAEGSIRLSHRLQGMPEYVVDYVLVHELAHLLVPGHGPRFWRLLEAYPRTERARGYLEGVVAADRLPHLPAARGE, from the coding sequence GTGCCCGCCGACCCACTGCAGAGTGCCGGAAGCCCGCCCCGCAGTCCGACAAGTCCGCCGCCCCGCGGTCATGCGACGAGCGCGGTCGAGGTGCGCAGGAGCGCCCGGCGCAGCAGGACGGTCTCCGCGTACCGCGAGGGCGACCGCACCATCGTGCTGATCCCGGCCCGGATGTCCGAGGCCGAGGAGCAGCGCTGGGTGAACGTGATGCTCGACAAGCTCGCCGCCCAGGAGAGCAAGCGGATGCTGGGCGACGCGGAACTGACCGAGCGCGCGGAGCGGTTGTCCGACCTGTATTTCGAGGGTCGTGCGCGTCCCGCCTCGGTGCGCTGGGTGACCAACCAGAACACCCGCTGGGGCTCGTGCACCCCCGCCGAGGGCAGCATCCGCCTCTCGCACCGGCTCCAGGGCATGCCCGAGTACGTCGTCGACTATGTGCTCGTCCACGAGCTGGCCCACCTTCTGGTGCCGGGCCACGGGCCGCGCTTCTGGCGGCTGCTCGAGGCCTACCCCCGTACGGAACGCGCGCGTGGATACCTCGAAGGGGTGGTGGCGGCCGACCGGCTGCCCCATCTGCCCGCCGCACGCGGAGAGTGA
- a CDS encoding TerD family protein, with protein sequence MAREFQRGHKAKISDLTAGTDLYVGVQIGAPGLSFDISCFGLDANEQLSDDRYFIFFNQPKSPEESIQLLGAQAGDTESFRVTLDRLPAHVHKLSFTAALDGAGQMSQIGPGYIRVVAGGEEVVRYAFTGAEFSTERAVMLGDFYLKDVWRFAAVGQGFDGGLEALLKNFGGEVAEEEPAAPQQPQGAAPGFAPPAQTGPAPQFGAPAAPQQPQPPQPAPQFGTPAPAPAPAQHYAPPPPGSTPPPAPAPSPQIHAAPTIAAPMTLPPGTVPPPAAPAPYGQPPQQPSYGQVPGQYPGQAPPPGAPAPYGQPAPYGQPAPYGQPAPYGQQPGVPQGMPQPGGGLAGAIQQYKELPTGQRWTPQNKQLVRVDLGAGGSPVLARQGSMVMYQGKVDFGYKGAGFAGRIVGNATGQEMQLMRCSGRGQVFLAENSAHLHPIELQGDGICVSAEHVLAFDESLQYEVRRIEGHGIPGGALFTMQFQGTGTLVVMTHGTPVVLPVTPTTFADSDAIVAWSAASQVIVSSQVRLRRNAYPGHSGESVNLQFRGAPGNFIVVQPYEV encoded by the coding sequence ATGGCCAGGGAATTCCAGCGCGGCCACAAGGCCAAGATCAGTGACCTGACAGCGGGGACCGATCTGTATGTAGGCGTGCAGATCGGCGCCCCCGGGCTGTCCTTCGACATCAGCTGCTTCGGTCTCGACGCGAATGAGCAGCTGTCCGACGACCGGTATTTCATCTTCTTCAACCAGCCCAAGTCGCCCGAGGAGTCGATTCAGCTCCTGGGTGCCCAGGCCGGTGACACCGAGTCGTTCCGGGTCACCCTGGACCGCCTCCCGGCCCACGTCCACAAGCTGTCGTTCACCGCGGCGCTCGACGGCGCCGGCCAGATGTCGCAGATCGGCCCCGGCTACATCAGAGTCGTGGCCGGCGGCGAAGAGGTCGTCAGATACGCGTTCACGGGCGCCGAGTTCAGCACCGAGCGCGCGGTGATGCTGGGCGACTTCTACCTCAAGGACGTCTGGCGCTTCGCGGCCGTCGGCCAGGGCTTCGACGGCGGCCTGGAGGCGCTGCTGAAGAACTTCGGCGGCGAGGTCGCCGAGGAGGAGCCCGCGGCGCCGCAGCAGCCGCAGGGCGCCGCCCCGGGCTTCGCACCGCCCGCCCAGACCGGCCCCGCGCCCCAGTTCGGCGCCCCGGCCGCGCCGCAGCAGCCCCAGCCCCCGCAGCCGGCCCCGCAGTTCGGCACGCCCGCGCCCGCCCCGGCTCCCGCGCAGCACTACGCACCGCCGCCGCCGGGATCCACGCCGCCCCCGGCTCCCGCGCCCAGCCCGCAGATCCACGCGGCGCCCACCATCGCCGCGCCCATGACCCTGCCGCCGGGCACCGTCCCGCCCCCGGCCGCTCCGGCCCCGTACGGACAGCCGCCGCAGCAGCCCTCGTACGGCCAGGTCCCTGGCCAGTACCCCGGCCAGGCCCCGCCGCCCGGCGCGCCCGCCCCGTACGGGCAGCCCGCGCCCTACGGTCAGCCGGCTCCTTACGGACAGCCCGCCCCGTACGGTCAGCAGCCCGGTGTCCCGCAAGGGATGCCGCAGCCCGGCGGCGGCCTCGCGGGTGCCATCCAGCAGTACAAGGAGCTGCCCACCGGACAGCGCTGGACACCGCAGAACAAGCAGCTCGTCCGGGTCGACCTCGGCGCCGGGGGCTCCCCGGTGCTGGCCCGCCAGGGCAGCATGGTGATGTACCAGGGCAAGGTCGACTTCGGCTACAAGGGCGCCGGATTCGCCGGGCGGATCGTCGGCAACGCCACCGGCCAGGAGATGCAGCTGATGCGCTGCAGCGGCCGCGGCCAGGTCTTCCTCGCCGAGAACAGCGCCCATCTGCACCCCATCGAGCTCCAGGGCGACGGCATCTGCGTCTCCGCCGAGCACGTCCTGGCGTTCGACGAGTCCCTCCAGTACGAGGTCCGCCGCATCGAGGGCCACGGGATCCCCGGCGGGGCGCTGTTCACCATGCAGTTCCAGGGCACCGGCACGCTCGTGGTGATGACCCACGGCACCCCGGTGGTCCTGCCGGTCACCCCGACCACGTTCGCCGACAGCGACGCGATCGTGGCCTGGTCGGCCGCCTCGCAGGTGATCGTCTCCAGCCAGGTCCGGCTGCGCCGCAACGCCTACCCCGGCCACAGCGGCGAGTCCGTCAACCTGCAGTTCCGCGGCGCGCCCGGGAACTTCATCGTCGTCCAGCCGTACGAGGTCTGA
- a CDS encoding AIM24 family protein: protein MNQQLAGYAPTPVAARMENHGSAMLKVAMTTGQDLFARVGSMVAYEGFIQYEPNPPAVRQIARDWITGEGAPLMKCTGDGLLYLADYGANVVVVQLNNDALSVNGTNVLAFDASLQWGVERVKGLAKFAGQGLFNVKISGTGWVALTSRGTPVVVDCGSGEDETYVDPDALVAWSPNLKVKGKRSFKASSLIGRGSGEAYQMAFSGQGIVVVQPSEDSTDRLRARG from the coding sequence ATGAACCAGCAGCTCGCGGGCTATGCCCCCACCCCCGTCGCGGCCCGGATGGAGAACCACGGCAGCGCCATGCTCAAGGTGGCCATGACCACCGGACAGGACCTCTTCGCGCGCGTGGGCTCGATGGTCGCCTACGAAGGCTTCATCCAGTACGAGCCGAACCCGCCGGCCGTGCGCCAGATCGCCCGTGACTGGATCACCGGTGAGGGCGCCCCGCTGATGAAGTGCACCGGCGACGGACTGCTCTACCTCGCCGACTACGGCGCCAATGTGGTCGTCGTCCAGCTCAACAACGACGCGCTGTCCGTCAACGGCACCAATGTGCTGGCCTTCGACGCGAGCCTCCAGTGGGGCGTCGAGCGGGTCAAGGGCCTCGCCAAGTTCGCGGGCCAGGGCCTGTTCAACGTGAAGATCTCCGGCACCGGCTGGGTCGCCCTGACCTCGCGCGGCACCCCGGTCGTCGTCGACTGCGGAAGCGGCGAGGACGAGACGTACGTCGACCCGGACGCCCTGGTGGCCTGGTCCCCGAACCTCAAGGTGAAGGGCAAGCGCAGCTTCAAGGCGTCCTCGCTGATCGGCCGGGGCAGCGGAGAGGCCTACCAGATGGCCTTCTCGGGCCAGGGGATCGTCGTCGTACAGCCGAGTGAGGACAGCACCGACCGCCTGCGGGCCCGGGGCTGA
- a CDS encoding AIM24 family protein produces MQSPLFSYTEQQSQERYSAQNSQMLRVVLTGHDDILARKGSMVAYQGLMEFDGEYQSNGHQRARAHTGEGLDLMRVSGQGTVYLANLAQYVHVVDVDRDGLTVDSGYVLAMDSSLHYEVIAVDSQYGISGTGKFQLNITGTGKVVLMTSGQPLMLQVTPDKYVNADADAIVAWSTSLRVQMQAQTHSTGVWRRRGNTGEGWELSFLGQGFALVQPSEVLPPQSAVIGQGLRAQYGMGQQGAHAQNQGNAWS; encoded by the coding sequence ATGCAGAGCCCGCTTTTCAGCTACACCGAGCAGCAGTCCCAGGAGCGCTACAGCGCGCAGAACTCCCAGATGCTGCGGGTGGTGCTCACCGGCCACGACGACATCCTCGCCCGCAAGGGCTCGATGGTCGCCTACCAGGGGCTGATGGAGTTCGACGGCGAGTACCAGTCGAACGGCCACCAGCGCGCCCGCGCCCACACCGGCGAGGGCCTGGACCTGATGCGCGTCTCCGGCCAGGGCACCGTCTACCTCGCCAACCTCGCGCAGTACGTCCACGTAGTGGACGTGGACCGGGACGGCCTGACCGTGGACAGCGGCTATGTGCTGGCCATGGACTCCTCGCTGCACTACGAGGTCATCGCCGTGGACAGCCAGTACGGCATCTCCGGCACCGGCAAGTTCCAGCTCAACATCACCGGCACCGGCAAGGTCGTCCTCATGACCTCCGGCCAGCCGCTGATGCTCCAGGTCACCCCGGACAAGTACGTCAACGCCGACGCCGACGCGATCGTGGCCTGGTCCACCTCGCTCAGGGTGCAGATGCAGGCGCAGACGCACTCCACGGGCGTGTGGCGGCGCCGCGGCAACACGGGCGAGGGCTGGGAGCTCAGCTTCCTCGGACAGGGCTTCGCGCTCGTCCAGCCCAGCGAGGTGCTGCCGCCGCAGAGCGCGGTGATCGGCCAGGGCCTGCGGGCCCAGTACGGCATGGGCCAGCAGGGCGCCCACGCCCAGAACCAGGGCAACGCCTGGAGCTGA
- a CDS encoding NUDIX hydrolase produces the protein MSLYEDAVLVLKAYEDQPELRRTYLDHLSAHPDGMWKACQAGHLTASALVIAPGRGQVLLTLHRKLNMWLQMGGHCEPQDVSLTAAALREATEESGVSGLTLLPGGPVRLDRHPIPSPCNWHLDVQYAALAPAGAVEAISDESLDLRWFGYDEVAEVADDSVVRLMEAARARL, from the coding sequence GTGAGCCTGTACGAAGACGCGGTCCTCGTCCTGAAGGCGTACGAGGACCAGCCCGAGCTGCGCCGGACCTACCTCGACCATCTGTCGGCGCACCCGGACGGGATGTGGAAGGCCTGCCAGGCCGGCCATCTCACGGCGAGCGCGCTGGTCATCGCCCCGGGGCGCGGCCAGGTGCTGCTGACGCTGCACCGCAAGCTGAACATGTGGCTGCAGATGGGCGGCCACTGCGAGCCCCAGGACGTCTCGCTGACGGCCGCCGCCCTGCGCGAGGCCACCGAGGAGTCCGGTGTGTCCGGTCTCACCCTGCTGCCGGGCGGGCCCGTCCGGCTCGACCGGCACCCGATCCCCTCGCCCTGCAACTGGCACCTGGACGTCCAGTACGCGGCGCTGGCCCCGGCCGGAGCGGTCGAGGCGATCAGCGACGAGTCGCTGGACCTGCGCTGGTTCGGCTACGACGAGGTGGCCGAGGTCGCCGACGACTCGGTGGTGCGGCTGATGGAGGCCGCGCGGGCCCGTCTGTGA
- a CDS encoding zinc-dependent metalloprotease, producing the protein MSDNPFGFGLPPEEPENGDEGKEKGKGNQGGPANPFGFGGGAGGADNPFAAMFGSLNPNDLGAAFQQLGQMLSYEGGPVNWDMAKQIARQTVAQGTADGTKDESVGPAERAAVEEAVRLADLWLDGVTSLPSGASTAVAWSRAEWVEATQPAWKELVDPVAERVGAAMGGVLPEEMQAMAGPLIGMMRSMGGAMFGQQIGQAVGVLAGEVVGSTDIGLPLGPAGKAALLPLNIEALGKDLGVPKDEVRLYLALREAAHQRLFAHVPWLRSHLFGAVEGYARGIKVDTAKLEDAVGQLDVSNPEQLQEALQQGMFQPEDTPEQKAALARLETALALVEGWVDAVVHEAAKPRLTSADALRETLRRRRASGGPAEQTFATLIGLQLRPRRLRDASRLWASLTDARGVDGRDGLWEHPDMLPTASDLDDPDGFVHHEQLDFSELDKMLGEAASGKDEPKDKPQNSGDDKDDDSK; encoded by the coding sequence GTGAGTGACAACCCATTCGGATTCGGCCTTCCGCCGGAGGAGCCGGAGAACGGCGACGAGGGCAAGGAGAAGGGCAAGGGCAACCAGGGCGGCCCGGCGAATCCGTTCGGGTTCGGCGGCGGGGCCGGTGGCGCGGACAATCCGTTCGCGGCGATGTTCGGTTCGCTGAACCCGAACGACCTGGGAGCGGCCTTCCAGCAGCTCGGCCAGATGCTCAGCTACGAGGGCGGTCCCGTGAACTGGGACATGGCCAAGCAGATCGCGCGCCAGACGGTGGCCCAGGGCACCGCCGACGGCACCAAGGACGAGAGCGTCGGCCCGGCCGAGCGCGCCGCCGTCGAGGAGGCCGTCCGCCTGGCCGACCTGTGGCTGGACGGGGTGACGTCGCTGCCCTCGGGCGCGTCGACGGCCGTGGCGTGGAGCCGCGCGGAGTGGGTCGAGGCGACCCAGCCGGCCTGGAAGGAGCTCGTCGACCCGGTCGCCGAGCGGGTCGGCGCGGCCATGGGCGGCGTGCTGCCCGAGGAGATGCAGGCCATGGCGGGCCCGCTGATCGGCATGATGCGCTCGATGGGGGGCGCCATGTTCGGCCAGCAGATCGGGCAGGCGGTGGGCGTCCTCGCGGGTGAGGTCGTCGGCTCGACCGACATCGGCCTGCCGCTCGGCCCGGCCGGCAAGGCCGCGCTGCTGCCGCTGAACATCGAGGCACTCGGCAAGGACCTGGGCGTCCCGAAGGACGAGGTGAGGCTCTACCTGGCCCTGCGCGAGGCGGCCCACCAGCGCCTCTTCGCCCATGTGCCGTGGCTGCGCTCGCACCTGTTCGGTGCGGTCGAGGGCTACGCGCGCGGGATCAAGGTCGACACGGCGAAGCTGGAGGACGCGGTCGGCCAGCTCGACGTGTCCAACCCCGAGCAGCTTCAGGAAGCCCTTCAGCAGGGCATGTTCCAGCCGGAGGACACCCCGGAGCAGAAGGCCGCGCTGGCCCGTCTGGAGACGGCCCTGGCGCTGGTCGAGGGCTGGGTGGACGCGGTGGTCCACGAGGCCGCCAAGCCGCGCCTCACCTCGGCCGACGCGCTGCGTGAGACGCTGCGCAGGCGCCGGGCGAGCGGTGGTCCCGCCGAGCAGACCTTCGCCACCCTGATCGGTCTCCAGCTGCGTCCGCGCCGGCTGCGGGACGCCTCGCGCCTGTGGGCCTCGCTCACGGACGCGCGCGGGGTCGACGGCCGCGACGGCCTGTGGGAGCACCCGGACATGCTGCCGACCGCCTCCGACCTCGACGACCCGGACGGCTTTGTCCACCACGAGCAGCTGGACTTCTCGGAGCTCGACAAGATGCTCGGCGAGGCGGCTTCCGGCAAGGACGAGCCCAAGGACAAGCCCCAGAACAGCGGCGACGACAAGGACGACGACAGCAAGTGA
- a CDS encoding SDR family oxidoreductase produces the protein MSSPDPQVRAARNPSPSAARGPVVAVTGAAAGIGALLTARLAASEEIKQVIAIDERRGEVSEATWHILDVRDPAIAEKLRGADVVVHLALDLDLETDAAARTAYNVRGTQTVLTAAAAAGVHRVVLCTSAMVYGALPDNDIPLSEDAELRATAEATGVGDLLEIERLGRRAPRAHPGLNVTVVRPAVLVGGTDTALTRYFESPRLLVVAGSRPTWQFCHVDDLCSALEYAALEKVDGEFAVGCDGWLEQEEVEELSGIRRMELPSAVALGAAARLHRIGLTPSPAGDLAYTMHPWVVSVGRLHDAGWRPQWTNEEVLAELLEEAAGRHTVAGRRLGRKDATAAGAAGATVALLGAAAVVRRARKRRGL, from the coding sequence GTGAGTTCCCCAGATCCGCAGGTTCGCGCAGCGCGAAACCCTTCCCCCTCAGCCGCGCGGGGGCCCGTCGTCGCGGTCACCGGTGCCGCGGCCGGAATCGGCGCGCTGCTCACCGCGCGGCTCGCCGCATCCGAAGAGATCAAACAGGTCATCGCCATCGACGAGCGCCGGGGCGAGGTGTCCGAGGCCACCTGGCACATCCTGGACGTACGCGACCCGGCGATCGCCGAGAAGCTGCGCGGCGCCGACGTCGTCGTCCACCTGGCGCTCGACCTCGACCTGGAGACGGACGCGGCCGCCCGTACGGCGTACAACGTACGCGGTACGCAGACCGTGCTGACCGCGGCCGCGGCGGCCGGGGTCCACCGGGTCGTGCTGTGCACCTCGGCCATGGTCTACGGCGCGCTGCCCGACAACGACATCCCGCTCTCCGAGGACGCCGAGCTGCGGGCCACGGCCGAGGCGACCGGCGTCGGCGACCTCCTGGAGATCGAGCGCCTGGGCCGGCGCGCCCCGCGCGCCCACCCTGGCCTCAACGTCACGGTGGTAAGGCCCGCCGTCCTGGTCGGCGGTACTGACACCGCGCTCACCCGGTACTTCGAGTCGCCGCGCCTCCTGGTGGTCGCCGGATCCCGTCCGACCTGGCAGTTCTGCCACGTCGACGACCTGTGCAGCGCGCTGGAGTACGCGGCTCTGGAGAAGGTCGACGGCGAGTTCGCGGTCGGCTGCGACGGGTGGCTCGAACAGGAGGAGGTCGAGGAGCTCAGCGGCATCCGCCGGATGGAGCTGCCCTCGGCGGTCGCGCTGGGCGCGGCGGCCCGGCTGCACCGGATCGGGCTCACCCCCTCCCCGGCGGGCGACCTGGCGTACACGATGCACCCCTGGGTGGTCAGCGTCGGGCGGCTGCACGACGCGGGCTGGCGGCCGCAGTGGACCAACGAGGAGGTCCTCGCGGAGCTCCTGGAGGAGGCCGCGGGACGACACACCGTGGCGGGGCGCCGGCTGGGCCGCAAGGACGCCACCGCCGCCGGTGCCGCCGGAGCGACGGTCGCCCTGTTGGGCGCGGCCGCGGTGGTCCGCAGGGCCCGCAAGCGCCGGGGCCTGTAG
- a CDS encoding molybdenum cofactor biosynthesis protein MoaE: MAQTHPGHPGEQAADDPIRLLEIRDTPLSLDEVFRAVGDPSAGGTALFVGTVRDHDGGADVAALGYSCHPTAEAEMRRVADKVVAEFPVRALAAVHRVGELAVGDLAVVVAVSCAHRGEAFAACRKLIDDLKHEVPIWKHQRFSDGTDEWVGAC, from the coding sequence ATGGCACAGACGCACCCCGGCCACCCCGGCGAGCAGGCGGCGGACGACCCGATCCGGCTGCTGGAGATCCGTGACACCCCGCTCTCCCTGGACGAGGTGTTCCGCGCCGTGGGAGACCCCTCGGCGGGCGGCACCGCGCTCTTCGTCGGCACCGTGCGCGATCACGACGGCGGCGCCGACGTGGCCGCGCTCGGGTACTCGTGCCATCCGACGGCCGAGGCGGAGATGCGCCGAGTGGCCGACAAGGTCGTCGCCGAGTTCCCGGTCCGCGCGCTGGCGGCCGTCCACCGGGTGGGCGAACTGGCCGTGGGCGATCTGGCGGTCGTCGTGGCGGTCTCCTGCGCGCACCGCGGCGAGGCGTTCGCGGCGTGCCGCAAGCTGATCGACGACCTGAAACACGAGGTCCCGATCTGGAAGCACCAGCGGTTCTCGGACGGTACGGACGAGTGGGTCGGCGCCTGCTGA
- a CDS encoding PDZ domain-containing protein, which yields MPRRTATMLASTLILIALLCAGVLIKVPYSEMSPGPTVNTLGEARGEPVLQISGHKTYPTTGHLNMTTVRVTGADYNMNLVEAVYGWLAHDNKVVPHDTLYPDGKTEEQSSQENAEEFSQSQESAKVAALNELKIPVKSRVVVASVVKGSPAENKLHAGDVIKSVDGSPVKEPGDVAKLVTKHRPGQNVVFAVVPAKEAAAAEKAGKEPEGGENVTITTEKAKDGDRAIVGIQAGTDHTFPFSIDIKLADVGGPSAGLMFALGIVDKLTPGDLTGGKFIAGTGTIDDAGKVGPIGGIEMKLIGARGAGARYFLTPAENCAAAASDTPGGLTLVKVSTIDDATKALEKIRKGDTAGLPSCSAK from the coding sequence ATGCCACGCCGCACCGCGACGATGCTCGCCTCCACCTTGATCCTGATCGCGCTGCTCTGCGCAGGCGTCCTCATCAAAGTGCCGTACTCGGAGATGTCGCCCGGCCCCACGGTGAACACCCTCGGCGAGGCGCGTGGCGAGCCCGTGCTGCAGATCTCCGGGCACAAGACCTACCCGACGACCGGTCACCTCAACATGACGACGGTCAGGGTCACCGGTGCGGACTACAACATGAACCTGGTCGAGGCCGTCTACGGCTGGCTGGCTCATGACAACAAGGTCGTGCCGCACGACACGCTCTACCCGGACGGCAAGACCGAGGAGCAGTCCTCGCAGGAGAACGCCGAGGAGTTCAGCCAGTCCCAGGAGAGCGCCAAGGTCGCCGCGCTCAACGAGCTGAAGATCCCGGTGAAGTCCCGGGTCGTCGTGGCGTCCGTGGTCAAGGGCAGCCCGGCCGAGAACAAGCTGCACGCGGGCGATGTGATCAAGTCCGTCGACGGCTCGCCCGTCAAGGAGCCGGGCGACGTGGCGAAGCTGGTCACCAAGCACCGCCCGGGCCAGAACGTGGTCTTCGCCGTCGTCCCCGCCAAGGAGGCGGCCGCCGCGGAGAAGGCGGGCAAGGAGCCCGAGGGCGGCGAGAACGTCACGATCACCACGGAGAAGGCCAAGGACGGCGACCGGGCGATCGTGGGGATCCAGGCCGGGACCGACCACACCTTCCCGTTCTCCATCGACATCAAGCTCGCCGACGTCGGCGGCCCGAGCGCGGGGCTGATGTTCGCCCTCGGCATCGTCGACAAGCTCACCCCCGGCGATCTGACCGGCGGCAAGTTCATCGCCGGTACGGGGACGATCGACGACGCGGGCAAGGTCGGCCCGATCGGCGGCATCGAGATGAAGCTGATCGGCGCGCGCGGCGCGGGCGCCCGCTACTTCCTGACGCCCGCCGAGAACTGCGCGGCGGCCGCCTCGGACACGCCCGGCGGGCTGACCCTGGTGAAGGTCTCCACCATCGACGACGCGACCAAGGCGCTGGAGAAGATCCGCAAGGGCGACACGGCAGGTCTGCCGAGCTGCTCGGCGAAGTAA